A genomic stretch from Bradyrhizobium sp. 195 includes:
- the serB gene encoding phosphoserine phosphatase SerB, whose protein sequence is MSLVATLICNPDNPALDSTIVDGARAVLPQAAPAHWLFDGVAVDIPFGADSNLEGDRHAIEQRLRELRGDLPIDIVVQPVGVRRKKLFLADMDSTMIGQECIDELADLVGVKTHVAAITERAMRGEIEFEPALRERVALLKDLPASAVDEVLAKRITLTPGGSTLVATMRANGAYTCLVSGGFTLFTTAVAAKIGFQENRANELVVRDGKFTGEVKEPILGRAAKLATLVDLMESFDLDDIDSVVVGDGANDLAMIQAAGLGVAYHAKPAVAAAAAARIDHGDLTALLYAQGYRREEFVEG, encoded by the coding sequence ATGTCCCTCGTCGCCACGCTGATCTGCAACCCTGACAATCCTGCGCTCGACTCGACCATCGTCGACGGCGCCCGCGCCGTGCTGCCGCAGGCAGCTCCCGCGCACTGGCTGTTCGACGGGGTCGCGGTCGACATCCCCTTCGGCGCTGACAGTAACCTCGAAGGCGACCGTCACGCCATCGAGCAGCGGCTCCGCGAGCTGCGCGGCGACCTGCCCATCGACATCGTCGTGCAGCCTGTCGGCGTCCGGCGCAAGAAGCTTTTTCTCGCCGACATGGATTCCACCATGATCGGCCAGGAATGCATCGACGAGCTCGCCGATCTCGTCGGGGTGAAGACGCATGTGGCCGCCATTACCGAACGCGCCATGCGCGGCGAGATCGAGTTCGAGCCGGCGCTGCGCGAGCGCGTCGCGCTGCTGAAGGACCTGCCCGCCAGCGCGGTCGACGAGGTGCTGGCCAAGCGCATCACGCTGACCCCGGGCGGCAGCACACTGGTCGCGACCATGCGCGCCAATGGCGCCTACACCTGCCTCGTCTCCGGCGGCTTCACGCTGTTCACGACCGCGGTCGCCGCCAAGATCGGCTTTCAGGAGAACCGGGCCAACGAACTCGTCGTGCGCGACGGCAAATTCACCGGCGAAGTGAAGGAGCCGATCCTGGGCCGCGCGGCCAAGCTCGCGACGCTGGTGGATTTGATGGAATCGTTCGATCTCGACGACATCGACTCGGTCGTGGTCGGCGACGGCGCCAATGATCTCGCCATGATCCAGGCGGCGGGGCTTGGCGTCGCCTATCACGCCAAGCCGGCGGTCGCCGCTGCGGCAGCTGCGCGGATCGATCACGGCGATCTCACCGCGCTGCTGTATGCGCAGGGATATCGGCGCGAGGAGTTCGTGGAGGGGTAG
- the miaA gene encoding tRNA (adenosine(37)-N6)-dimethylallyltransferase MiaA, with amino-acid sequence MNEEQVSRGPIGEAVLIAGPTASGKSALALELALATGGIVINADSMQVYRDLRIITARPTQGEEARAPHRLYGHVDAAVNFSAGTWVADAAKALGEAKAEARLPIFIGGTGLYFKALTAGLSVVPPIPAEEREAVRARLELNGAEALHAELARRDPRAAERLNPRDRTRIARALEVVEATGRSLLDWHREGQPPLLPKDSFRAVFLAPVRDELYARIDARFDAMLGAGALSEVEHLAARHLDPLLPAMKAHGVPALIRHLRGELSLEQAAMIGRADTRHYAKRQFTWFRHQLPEFEWVKPEEARAWLAAIVSTARDPD; translated from the coding sequence GTGAACGAGGAGCAGGTCAGCAGAGGGCCTATTGGCGAGGCCGTGCTTATCGCAGGCCCGACCGCCAGCGGCAAGTCGGCGCTGGCGCTGGAGCTTGCGCTCGCCACCGGCGGTATCGTCATCAATGCCGATTCCATGCAGGTCTATCGTGACCTCCGCATCATCACGGCACGGCCGACACAGGGCGAGGAGGCCCGCGCGCCGCACCGTCTCTATGGCCATGTCGATGCGGCCGTGAACTTCTCGGCGGGCACCTGGGTGGCTGACGCGGCAAAGGCGCTCGGCGAGGCGAAGGCGGAAGCCCGCCTGCCGATCTTCATCGGCGGCACCGGGCTCTATTTCAAGGCGCTGACGGCGGGCCTCTCCGTGGTGCCGCCGATTCCCGCCGAGGAGCGCGAGGCCGTGCGCGCGCGGCTGGAACTGAACGGCGCGGAGGCGCTGCATGCGGAACTGGCGCGTCGCGATCCGCGCGCCGCCGAGCGCTTGAACCCGCGTGACCGCACCCGGATCGCGCGCGCGCTCGAAGTGGTCGAGGCGACCGGCCGTTCGCTGCTCGACTGGCATCGGGAGGGCCAGCCGCCGCTGCTGCCGAAGGACAGTTTTCGCGCGGTATTTCTCGCTCCCGTCCGTGATGAGCTCTATGCACGGATCGATGCCCGTTTCGATGCCATGTTGGGAGCCGGCGCGTTGAGCGAGGTCGAGCACCTCGCCGCCAGACACCTCGATCCGCTGCTGCCGGCGATGAAAGCCCATGGCGTGCCGGCCTTGATCCGGCACCTGCGCGGTGAGCTCAGCCTGGAGCAGGCCGCCATGATCGGGCGTGCCGACACCCGCCATTATGCCAAGCGGCAATTCACCTGGTTCCGGCATCAATTGCCGGAGTTCGAATGGGTAAAGCCGGAGGAGGCGAGGGCATGGCTCGCCGCCATTGTGAGCACTGCCCGCGACCCAGACTGA
- a CDS encoding acetolactate synthase 3 large subunit: MSDKSHDPNQMTGAAMIVRALIDHGVTDIFGYPGGAVLPIYDEIFQQSEVQHILVRHEQGAGHAAEGYARSTGKPGVALVTSGPGATNMVTPLTDALMDSIPLVCISGQVPTHLIGNDAFQECDTVGITRPCTKHNWLVRDVNDLAKVLHEAFYVATSGRPGPVLVDVPKDVQFATGTYHPPRKSDVHRSYAPRVKGDATQIRKAIALLANAKRPVIYSGGGVINSGPEATRLLRELVEVTGFPITSTLMGLGAYPASGKNWLGMLGMHGTYEANMTMHDCDVMLCVGARFDDRITGRVDAFSPGSKKIHIDIDPSSINKNIRVDVPIIGDCGNILGDILQVFKAEAKKPDIKAWWQQIAQWRARNSLYYKKSNDVILPQHAIQSLFEATRGKDTYITTEVGQHQMWAAQFFGFEEPHRWMTSGGLGTMGYGLPAAVGVQVAHPDSLVIDIAGDASVQMTMQEMSTAVQYELPIKIFILNNQYMGMVRQWQQLLHGNRLSHSYSEALPDFVKLAEAYGGVGIQVHKPGDLDGAIQEMISVKRPVLFDCRVAALENCFPMIPSGKAHNEMLLPEQANDEATAKAFAGGKALV; the protein is encoded by the coding sequence ATGAGCGACAAGAGCCACGATCCGAACCAGATGACCGGCGCCGCGATGATCGTTCGCGCGCTCATCGATCACGGCGTGACCGACATTTTCGGCTATCCCGGCGGCGCCGTGCTTCCGATCTATGACGAGATCTTCCAGCAGAGCGAGGTCCAGCACATCCTGGTTCGTCACGAGCAGGGCGCGGGCCACGCCGCCGAGGGTTATGCCCGCTCGACCGGCAAACCGGGCGTCGCGCTGGTGACCTCCGGACCCGGTGCCACCAACATGGTGACGCCGCTGACGGACGCGTTGATGGACTCGATCCCGCTGGTCTGCATCTCGGGCCAGGTGCCGACGCATCTGATCGGCAACGACGCGTTCCAGGAATGCGACACGGTCGGCATCACGCGCCCCTGCACCAAGCACAACTGGCTGGTGCGCGACGTCAACGATCTCGCAAAAGTCCTGCACGAAGCTTTCTATGTCGCGACCTCCGGCCGTCCGGGCCCGGTGCTCGTCGACGTTCCCAAGGACGTGCAGTTCGCGACCGGTACCTATCATCCGCCGCGCAAGTCCGACGTGCACCGCTCCTACGCGCCGCGCGTAAAGGGCGATGCGACGCAGATCCGCAAAGCCATCGCGCTGCTCGCCAACGCCAAGCGCCCGGTGATCTATAGCGGTGGCGGCGTCATCAATTCCGGCCCCGAGGCGACCAGGCTCTTGCGCGAGCTGGTCGAGGTCACCGGTTTCCCGATCACCTCCACGCTGATGGGCCTCGGCGCGTACCCTGCGTCGGGCAAGAACTGGCTCGGCATGCTGGGCATGCACGGCACTTACGAAGCCAACATGACGATGCACGATTGCGACGTCATGCTGTGCGTCGGCGCGCGCTTCGACGACCGCATCACCGGCCGCGTCGATGCGTTCTCGCCCGGCTCGAAGAAGATCCACATCGACATCGACCCGTCCTCGATCAACAAGAACATCCGTGTCGACGTGCCGATCATCGGCGATTGCGGCAACATCCTCGGCGACATCCTCCAGGTGTTCAAGGCGGAGGCGAAGAAGCCCGACATCAAGGCGTGGTGGCAGCAGATCGCGCAGTGGCGTGCCCGCAACTCGCTCTATTACAAGAAGAGCAACGACGTCATCCTGCCGCAGCACGCGATCCAAAGCCTGTTCGAGGCGACGCGCGGCAAGGACACCTACATCACCACCGAGGTCGGCCAGCACCAGATGTGGGCGGCACAGTTCTTCGGCTTCGAGGAGCCGCATCGCTGGATGACGTCGGGCGGTCTCGGCACCATGGGCTACGGCCTGCCGGCCGCGGTGGGCGTGCAGGTGGCCCATCCCGACAGTCTCGTCATCGACATCGCGGGCGATGCCTCGGTGCAGATGACGATGCAGGAGATGTCGACGGCGGTGCAGTACGAGCTGCCGATCAAGATCTTCATCCTGAACAACCAGTACATGGGCATGGTGCGGCAGTGGCAGCAGCTGCTGCACGGCAACCGCCTGTCACATTCCTACTCGGAGGCGCTGCCGGATTTCGTCAAGCTCGCGGAAGCCTATGGCGGCGTCGGCATCCAGGTGCACAAGCCCGGCGACCTCGACGGCGCCATCCAGGAGATGATCTCGGTCAAGCGGCCCGTGCTGTTCGACTGCCGCGTCGCGGCGCTCGAAAACTGCTTCCCGATGATTCCGTCCGGCAAGGCGCACAACGAGATGCTGTTGCCGGAGCAGGCCAACGACGAGGCCACCGCCAAGGCGTTCGCCGGCGGCAAGGCGCTGGTGTGA
- the ilvN gene encoding acetolactate synthase small subunit, producing the protein MNQPASAYFIEDRHDPNETHTLSVLVQNEPGVLARVIGLFSGRGYNIESLTVSETESQKHLSRITIVTTGTPMVIEQIKHQLDRMIPVYRVVDMTLTRRSIERELAMVKVRGQGEHRVEALRLADAFRARVIDATTESFVFEITGNTDKINQYIDLMRPLGLVEVSRTGVAAIGRGPEGM; encoded by the coding sequence ATGAACCAGCCCGCATCCGCCTACTTCATCGAGGATCGCCACGATCCGAACGAGACGCATACGCTCTCGGTGCTCGTGCAGAACGAGCCGGGCGTGCTCGCGCGCGTCATCGGCCTGTTCTCGGGCCGCGGCTACAACATCGAAAGCCTCACGGTCTCGGAGACTGAGAGCCAGAAACATCTGTCGCGGATCACCATCGTCACCACGGGCACGCCGATGGTGATCGAGCAGATCAAGCACCAGCTCGATCGCATGATCCCGGTCTACCGGGTCGTCGACATGACCCTGACCAGGCGCTCGATCGAGCGGGAGCTCGCGATGGTGAAGGTGCGCGGGCAGGGCGAGCATCGGGTCGAGGCGCTCAGGCTCGCGGATGCGTTCCGCGCCCGGGTGATCGACGCCACCACCGAGAGCTTTGTGTTCGAGATCACAGGCAATACCGACAAGATCAATCAATATATCGACCTGATGCGCCCGCTCGGCCTTGTCGAGGTGTCGCGCACCGGCGTTGCCGCGATCGGTCGCGGGCCTGAAGGGATGTAA
- a CDS encoding class I SAM-dependent methyltransferase produces MLARDWYYNERNRMGIGPAVASIYDNHDDADLRARAALKMLGVQRGWRIADIGCGNGVLATEAALMGAEVDAIDISPAMLALAEIYARDRKAPVRTQSAGLLSFAYRPESYDLIVSEFTLHHLPDFWKVVAMSRIYRALKPGASFYLRDIVYASMPDAVERDVEQWADFQIKNHDFARDSVVTHMRDEYSTFGWVMERMLTDVGFTLVSVDYHAPMHGTYLLRKPKAGEQG; encoded by the coding sequence ATGCTGGCGCGCGACTGGTACTATAACGAGCGGAACCGGATGGGGATCGGGCCCGCAGTGGCGTCGATCTACGACAACCATGATGACGCCGACCTGCGGGCGCGCGCCGCGTTGAAAATGCTCGGGGTGCAGCGCGGCTGGCGCATCGCCGACATCGGCTGCGGCAACGGCGTGCTCGCCACCGAAGCCGCCCTGATGGGCGCCGAGGTCGACGCCATCGACATCTCGCCGGCGATGCTGGCGCTTGCCGAGATCTACGCCCGCGACCGCAAGGCGCCGGTGCGCACGCAATCGGCCGGCCTGCTCAGCTTCGCCTATCGGCCGGAATCCTACGATTTGATCGTCAGCGAATTCACGCTGCATCATCTGCCGGATTTCTGGAAGGTGGTGGCGATGTCGAGGATCTATCGTGCGCTCAAGCCCGGTGCGAGCTTCTACCTGCGCGACATCGTTTACGCCTCGATGCCCGATGCCGTCGAGCGCGACGTCGAGCAATGGGCCGACTTCCAGATCAAGAACCACGATTTCGCACGCGACAGCGTGGTGACGCATATGCGCGACGAATATTCCACCTTCGGCTGGGTGATGGAGCGGATGCTGACCGACGTCGGCTTCACCCTGGTCTCGGTCGATTACCACGCACCGATGCACGGGACTTATCTGTTGCGGAAACCGAAAGCCGGCGAGCAAGGCTAG
- a CDS encoding EamA family transporter, translating into MKPADILIAILVAIIWGLAFVASRIALDEFSPELMTAMRFAIAAVPCLFIPKPKVAWSLLVAISFTLFLGQFLSQAYGIAHGVPVGLTSVVVQSQALFTIGFAAIAFGERPTPVQTLGIVIAAAGLLMICGTVGYDFSVGAFAVLMIAPICFAIGNLLLRGARGAPMFDLFAWLCLTAAVPLFALALIVDGPAPTFQSLIHMSLTGLICLLAIGAISTSIAYWLWGRLLRDYPAAQVVPFALLVPFVGSAASSIVFGERFGPLRLAGMLTVIVGIAVMVLANRPKALAKPLPKTA; encoded by the coding sequence ATGAAGCCGGCCGATATCCTCATCGCTATCCTGGTGGCGATTATCTGGGGGCTTGCCTTCGTGGCGAGTCGGATCGCGCTCGACGAATTCTCGCCGGAGCTGATGACGGCGATGCGCTTTGCCATCGCCGCGGTGCCGTGCCTGTTCATTCCAAAGCCGAAGGTCGCCTGGTCGCTTCTGGTCGCGATCAGCTTCACGCTGTTCCTCGGCCAGTTCCTGTCGCAGGCCTACGGCATCGCCCATGGCGTGCCTGTGGGGCTGACCAGCGTCGTGGTGCAGAGCCAGGCGCTGTTCACCATAGGCTTTGCCGCGATCGCATTCGGGGAGCGGCCGACGCCGGTGCAGACGCTCGGCATCGTCATCGCGGCGGCTGGACTTCTCATGATCTGCGGCACCGTCGGTTATGACTTCAGTGTCGGTGCGTTCGCGGTGCTGATGATCGCTCCGATCTGCTTTGCGATCGGCAATCTCCTGCTGCGCGGCGCCCGCGGTGCGCCGATGTTCGACTTGTTTGCTTGGCTCTGCCTCACCGCCGCGGTGCCGCTATTCGCGCTCGCGCTGATCGTCGATGGGCCCGCGCCGACCTTCCAATCGCTCATCCACATGTCGCTCACCGGCCTCATCTGCCTGCTGGCGATCGGCGCCATCTCCACCAGCATCGCCTATTGGCTGTGGGGCCGGCTGCTGCGCGACTATCCCGCCGCGCAAGTGGTGCCGTTCGCGCTGCTGGTGCCGTTCGTCGGCTCGGCTGCCTCAAGCATCGTGTTCGGCGAGCGGTTTGGGCCCTTGCGGCTCGCCGGCATGCTCACCGTGATCGTTGGTATCGCGGTGATGGTTCTGGC